The nucleotide sequence CGCAACAATCAATCCAGCCAGGGTCGTCACCAAAGCCGTGTAGATCCCTTCGGAAAGTTGTTCGCTGCGACTGCGATCGGGGGTCAGCGTGGTCGATTCATGAAACGCGACGATCATACCCCACACCGTGCCCAACAAGCCCATCAACGGTGTCGCCGCGGCTGCCAAATTCAACCAGCGTATCGGTGAAGCGTAACGGTCGGCTTCCCGCTGGGCCGTTTCGGTCGCAGCCCTTTCGGCATCAGCAACCGGAGCCCCGGTCCGCATCAACATCGCTTTGACAACGCGTGAAGCCACCGAAGGGAATTCCTCGCAGGTCAAAAACGCCTTGGATGGCTGAAAGCTTGCGTCGTCCATCATCTGGGTGCGCAATTCACGCACCAAACGACGTGGAATGATTTTGCGTGAACGCAGCGTCAACATGCGTTCGACCGCCAACGTGACAACCAACAAGCTCATGATCGCGATCGGGATCATGAACACACCGCCGCGAAAGATCAGCGAAAGCAAATCAATTCCACTGGGTGATTCGCCCTGGCCGGGTTCAGGCTCCGGTGCATCATTCAGCACGGACTGGATTTCAGATGCGTCGACGATCGGCGTCTGGGACGTCTGTGCGTATCCCGTCGATGGACCGCCCAGCACCGCGATGCCGTGAACTGCCACCGCCCACAGCAGTAACCAGCATAGGAACGCCGGACGGCAATGGTCGCCGGACAAACGCCGGCCTAAATCGGCCCGTTCATCGGCCTGGATACCGACGCAGCGTTTCAAACGCGACGAGAGTTGTGTGATTAGCGAAGTCATTTTGAACGCTATAAGGTTTTCAGACGCTGTTGGGCCCGTTCGGCCATTTCGTCCGTCGGATGTTTTTCTACGACATAGCGATAAAACTGCACCGCAATTTCTTTGGCCCGCTTTTTGGATTGTTCGGTGCGAGCCTGCTGCATCAACCGTTCGCTACACCGGGCGGCTTCGTACCCACTTTTGGCCTGCCAAACCTTGATTCCTTTTGATGCTTTCTCGGCACCGAAACCAAACATGACTCGTTGAAATTCTTCGATGGCTTTGTCCAAACGCCCCGCTTCAAAATGAATCTCGCCCATCATAAAGCGTGATCGTGCGGCTACTGAATTTCGGTACTTCTGGGCGACCTGTCCATAAAACTGCAGCGCCTGATCCACGTCGCCTTTTTGCTGATTCGCGAATGCGATTTCGTAGAAGACCTGAGACAGATAGTCGGTGTTGGGAAATCGTGTCCGCAGTTCCTGATACCAATCCAACGCTTCGTCCCAGCGTTTCAACTGGGCTGCGCATTGTCCGCCATGCAACAGAATCAGTTCCCGCACCTGTCGTTCGTCATCCTGGGACAAAGATTGGGCTGATTCGTCCGCGTTTTCGATCCGGGTTCGGGCACGGGTGTAGCTGTCCAGGGCCGCATCAAAATCTTTGCGTTTGAAATCGCATTCACCGATCATCATCAACGCGTCCATCAAATACGCACCGCCGCGATGTTGATCGGCCTGACGGGAAAACGCATCGCGTGCGTCGGCATAATCCCCATCCTTGAAGTGTGCCCAACCCAATCGATACAGCGACTTTTCGGACATCTCCGGATCGTCCGCCGCCTGTGCAGCCTGGCTGTACAGGTCCGCCGCGACCTGCCATTGGTCCCGCTGATAGGCCTGCTGGGCCAAGAAATACTTTGCATCCACTCCCAGCGGACTGTCAGGAAACTGCTTCAGAAAATTCTTGAACTCGGATTCCGCTTGCTGCGTTTGATCCGCTTCCTTGTACGACCAAGCCAGTTCAAACATCACGCGATCGGACGCCGCATAGTTCGGATGCTCCGACCGAATCCGCAGAAACTTCTCAATCGCATCGTCATAGCGTTCGTTTTCCTGGTCCAACATGGCCGATTCGAACAACACCGCAGCCGATGTCATCGACGACGCCGTGGATGAAGCAGCCTGTTGCAACAGTTCGGACGCTTGGTCGTCCTTGCCCAGCAATCGTTTCACCGATGCCAGCGAAGTCAACACGTCCGCCTTTAAGGAATGATTCGGGTACGCGTCGGTCCACGCATCCAATTGCGATTCGGCGCGTTCGGGCTGTTTGTCGGCAATGAAGGACCGTGCCTGGGCGTACTGTGCGTAGGGCAAAAGATTTGGATCGTTCCTTCGGTCCAAGATCTTGCCGAACTCAGCGATCGCGGTTGCATGGTCCCCTTGGTTGGCCGCCAACTGGCCGAGTTTGAAAATCGCCTGATCCGCCATTCGCGGATCCGAGTCGTCTGCCGAAAGTTCTGTCCACACCTGGGCAGCCTGATCCGACTTGCCGTCCGCTTGAAACGCCACGCCACGCAGCAAACGTGCTTCCGACGAACGCGCCCATTGATCGTTGTATTCCAAGCTTTTCCCAAACGCGGCAACGGCGCTGGACGGCTTTCCGGTCGCCAGCAACGCTTGGCCGATCATCAAGGAAGCTTCCGCTTTTTGCGCCGACTGGGGCAGTCGGTCGACCTCGCGTCGCAGCATGTCAATCGCGGCCTCCGCTTGACCGGCCGATTGCATCGATGCTGCCCCACGGATCACCCACAACGGCCGCTGAGGATTATCGCGATCTTTCTGGCTGTTGATCAGTTCTTCGTACCGCTGGGCAGCCTGTTTGACATCGCCCTGACGCAGCAACGATTCGGCCACCACAAACCTGACATCGGCGGCCAGTTCGTCTTCTGAATACTGATCGAGAAACTGTTCACCCTGGCGAATCGCCTGTTCGACGTCCCCCAATTGCAACGAAAAAAACGCGGCGTTGTACAACGCACGCGGGGCCAAGGGGTCCTTTGGATTGTCCGTTGTAATCGCGCCAAATTCGTCGCGTGCCTGAGCAATCGTCGTCGGGTCAGCCGCAAGGGCATCGGCCAAATCCAGACGCAATGGGGTCCCAAAATCCCCCTCGATTCCTCGGGCGATCTGTTTTCGGGCGATTTCCGCGGCAGCCTTGGCGTCATTTTCGGACAAAGCGATTCGCGCCAGCCAATGCGCCGCTTCGGTTGCCGCTGTAGGATTCCCCTTTTCCAAAACACGTTCAAAACGCTGCGACGCCAGATCGATGTTACCGCTGCGGTAGGTGCTTTGTGCCGAGGCCAGGATGGCAGCGGTCGCATAGGAACTGTCGCCGTGTTCCTGGATCAGTCGTTCGTACAGTTCAGCGGCCTTGCCCGGCTGGTTGCTTTTTGCCAATGCAAAGGCGTGCCGATAGATCGCGTAAGCTTTGTCCTGGTCGGCGGACGCCTGATTTTCGGCCAACTGAAACGAATCAATGGCATCGCCGAACTGTCCATTCAAAATGGCAATGTCGCCCATTCGCAGATGGACATCGGCGACCAATCCCGAATCTTCACACACATCGATCAATTGACGATAGGACGCGATCGCTTTGTCAAAATCACGTTGACCTTCGTAAGCGATCCCACGTGAATACAAAGCTTCGCACCGGAGCGGCGACTCCTTGGCGTCTGCGGCCGACAACAGACGATCCAAATACTCGATCGCTTTTTGAGTTTGCCCCAGTCCGAAATAGGATTCCGCGGTGTAGTAATCCGCACGATCCAAGAAAGGGCTTTCGGGAAACTCCTTTCGCAGCGTCCCCAGAACGCTGATCGCTTGCCGCAACTTGTCTTGATCCCAATCCGGCGCCGGGCCCGCGGTCGCGTACAAACACCACCCCAAGTTGGACAGACTTTCCTCTCGCAAATCGTACGTCTTGTCCCGCAGGGCCCGGGCAAACGATTTTGCTGCCGCCTGATAGTCGGGCTTTTCCTGTTGCATGTAACAGACGCCCAGATAATGCGCCGCACCCGAAGCCATCTTGTGATCGGGAAACCGGTCCAAGAAAGCCTGCCACGATTCGATCGCCAACTTGACCGCGCCGGCGGTTTGAAAATTGGCCGCATCGGCATACAACGCCATCGCCTGTTCATCGGTCGACGCGGCATCGGCAGCATCGTCCTGTGCCACGACGATTTGTTCGGATGCCACCGTCGCCAGCACCAAGGCCATGACGATCGACGGAACAAGGTGAATGGATCTGCGCATCTTCAATGCCGATTCGCGACCAGCGGTTCCCAACGTGCCAAAAAATCTGTTCCGCCCTAGTCTAGCGGTCGTGCAAAACTGTCGGAAGTTCAACCGACCAGCCCGCCCAAAGCACCCAAATCACCGCGATCGCATCAACACCGCTGGCGGATGCGATGCGGCCGTCAGGTGTCACCGCTGCGCGATCATTTTCAGAAGTCTTCCCCGTCCTTGAACGGCCGGGGCAACGGGCGCATTCTGAAACTCCCAGATTTGACCAAACGATTCACCGCCGGGCTGCGTAATAGCGGATCGCCCGGTGTCCGCCGCCGGTTGCGGCCAGATCCCTTCCGTATTTCGCACCTAATGGCTTGCCTCATGACCACATCACTGATTACCGGCGGATCGGGATTCATCGGATCACACTTGGCCGAACACCTGCTGCGGCGAGGTGATGACGTCATTGTCGTCGATGACTTGTCCACGGGTTGCCAGAACAACCTGAGCGGAATCATGGAACATCCGCGTCTGGATTTCATCGAAGGTAGCATCGACGACGTCGCCTTGGTCGCGGAGCTTTTGGGCCGTTCTGACCGCGTGTTTCACCTAGCCGCTGCGGTGGGCGTCGCCTTGATCGCCAAAGAGCCGATCCAAACGATCGAGCGAAATGTTTACCCGACACAATTGATCCTGGATCGGCTGGGCAGCATGGCCCAGCGTGGTCGCCAGGTCCCATGTTTCATCGCCAGCACAAGCGAAGTGTATGGCAAAAACCCCAAGGACACTTGGTCCGAAGAAGACGACCTGGTCTTTGGCGCGACCACTCGACCGCGATGGAGCTATGGCGTCAGCAAGGCGATTGATGAATTTCTGGCGCTGGCCCACGTCAAACAACAAGGCCTGCCGATCGTGGTCGGTCGTTTTTTCAACGTCGTGGGTCCACGCCAAACCGGCGCTTACGGCATGGTTCTGCCTCGGTTCGTCGAAGCCGCGCTGGCCGGCCGGCCGCTGGTTGTTCACGACGACGGTCACCAAGTCCGATGCTTCGCCCACGTCGACGACATCATCCAAGCCGTTGTGAAGTTGATCGAAACGCCGGCGGCAAGCGGTCGTGTGTACAACATCGGCAGCGACCAACCGGTGTCCATTCTGGATTTGGCCAAACGCGTCATCGAACGCACCAATTCGTCGTCGGAAATCCAATTTCAATCCTACAGTGATGCGTACGATCAATCCTTTGAAGACATCCGGCGGCGAGTCCCCGATCTGCAACGGATTCATGATGCGATCGGGTTTCGACCGACCATGAACCTGAACGACATCATCGATTCCGTTGCCAATCAATATGCATCCGAAACACCGTAAGTGGCGACCATCGATCGTTCGCCTCTGCCTGCACGGGTACCCGTAACGACAGCGTTCTGACACACCTTAACCACCGAGACCGCGATGCGACTTTCCTTTCGATTCACTGCCCTGCTGTTGACGGCGACTTTGGCGTTGACCGGCTGTAATTCAGGTTCGAATACCTCCGACGAACACGGCCACGATCACGGAGACGAGCACGGCCATGACCACGATCACGATCATGACCATGGGATGGACCCAAGTTCCGTCGGGCTGGACGTGGACCAGTTGCCGTCGTCCGGTTCGGCTCCCTTGCCTGACAATTACCCGGACGCCACGGCGTCGCTGATCGCCCTGGTACAAACCATCGGCGAAGGACTGGATGACGGGGATGTTGATTCCGTCCACGGTGAATTGCACGAGGTCGGGTACGCGATCGAGAATGTTGAAAAGTTGGCCAAGTCGTCCGAACAAAGCGAAGACGTGGTCTCGGCGACCGGCACCCTGTTTGACGCCTTCAGCGAAATCGACGCGAAACTGCATGGACTGGAGGGCAAGGACTATTCCGATGTCAAAGACGATATCTCTGCCGCGGTGAAGACGCTACAAGCCAGCCTGAACGACGAATGATCAAAACGGAGACGTTCAACATGAAATCGATTCCTCGCTTTCACAGGAACCTTTCGTCAGTGCCGAAGCATTCAACGACCGCACCATGGGTTTGGCGTGTCGCACCAGCAATCACCCTGGCCGTCTGCGTCATGCTGACCGGATGCAATGATTCGTCCACACCGACCGCGGTACAAAGCGATTTCTTGACCGATAATGCTCTGACCGACGCCATGTCGATCGAAGAAGCCGTGGAAAAGCTGCAGGACGCAGACGCCACCGCAC is from Crateriforma conspicua and encodes:
- a CDS encoding MotA/TolQ/ExbB proton channel family protein, which gives rise to MTSLITQLSSRLKRCVGIQADERADLGRRLSGDHCRPAFLCWLLLWAVAVHGIAVLGGPSTGYAQTSQTPIVDASEIQSVLNDAPEPEPGQGESPSGIDLLSLIFRGGVFMIPIAIMSLLVVTLAVERMLTLRSRKIIPRRLVRELRTQMMDDASFQPSKAFLTCEEFPSVASRVVKAMLMRTGAPVADAERAATETAQREADRYASPIRWLNLAAAATPLMGLLGTVWGMIVAFHESTTLTPDRSRSEQLSEGIYTALVTTLAGLIVAIPAAILAQHLENKLTRLFGRVEQLAFDLAPALNRFVGNTQMRRDGSLHPMADAAGDESTGGRPPQVATGSVAGRTKTKSRGGIQAG
- a CDS encoding tetratricopeptide repeat protein, with the protein product MRRSIHLVPSIVMALVLATVASEQIVVAQDDAADAASTDEQAMALYADAANFQTAGAVKLAIESWQAFLDRFPDHKMASGAAHYLGVCYMQQEKPDYQAAAKSFARALRDKTYDLREESLSNLGWCLYATAGPAPDWDQDKLRQAISVLGTLRKEFPESPFLDRADYYTAESYFGLGQTQKAIEYLDRLLSAADAKESPLRCEALYSRGIAYEGQRDFDKAIASYRQLIDVCEDSGLVADVHLRMGDIAILNGQFGDAIDSFQLAENQASADQDKAYAIYRHAFALAKSNQPGKAAELYERLIQEHGDSSYATAAILASAQSTYRSGNIDLASQRFERVLEKGNPTAATEAAHWLARIALSENDAKAAAEIARKQIARGIEGDFGTPLRLDLADALAADPTTIAQARDEFGAITTDNPKDPLAPRALYNAAFFSLQLGDVEQAIRQGEQFLDQYSEDELAADVRFVVAESLLRQGDVKQAAQRYEELINSQKDRDNPQRPLWVIRGAASMQSAGQAEAAIDMLRREVDRLPQSAQKAEASLMIGQALLATGKPSSAVAAFGKSLEYNDQWARSSEARLLRGVAFQADGKSDQAAQVWTELSADDSDPRMADQAIFKLGQLAANQGDHATAIAEFGKILDRRNDPNLLPYAQYAQARSFIADKQPERAESQLDAWTDAYPNHSLKADVLTSLASVKRLLGKDDQASELLQQAASSTASSMTSAAVLFESAMLDQENERYDDAIEKFLRIRSEHPNYAASDRVMFELAWSYKEADQTQQAESEFKNFLKQFPDSPLGVDAKYFLAQQAYQRDQWQVAADLYSQAAQAADDPEMSEKSLYRLGWAHFKDGDYADARDAFSRQADQHRGGAYLMDALMMIGECDFKRKDFDAALDSYTRARTRIENADESAQSLSQDDERQVRELILLHGGQCAAQLKRWDEALDWYQELRTRFPNTDYLSQVFYEIAFANQQKGDVDQALQFYGQVAQKYRNSVAARSRFMMGEIHFEAGRLDKAIEEFQRVMFGFGAEKASKGIKVWQAKSGYEAARCSERLMQQARTEQSKKRAKEIAVQFYRYVVEKHPTDEMAERAQQRLKTL
- a CDS encoding NAD-dependent epimerase/dehydratase family protein: MTTSLITGGSGFIGSHLAEHLLRRGDDVIVVDDLSTGCQNNLSGIMEHPRLDFIEGSIDDVALVAELLGRSDRVFHLAAAVGVALIAKEPIQTIERNVYPTQLILDRLGSMAQRGRQVPCFIASTSEVYGKNPKDTWSEEDDLVFGATTRPRWSYGVSKAIDEFLALAHVKQQGLPIVVGRFFNVVGPRQTGAYGMVLPRFVEAALAGRPLVVHDDGHQVRCFAHVDDIIQAVVKLIETPAASGRVYNIGSDQPVSILDLAKRVIERTNSSSEIQFQSYSDAYDQSFEDIRRRVPDLQRIHDAIGFRPTMNLNDIIDSVANQYASETP